In Labrus bergylta chromosome 6, fLabBer1.1, whole genome shotgun sequence, the following proteins share a genomic window:
- the s100p gene encoding calcium-activated potassium channel subunit beta-2 isoform X3, producing the protein MFLWAGSKATDGGSERRSIYQKIRVYEVLDKRKTVTALRAGEDRAILLGLSMVLLSVMMYFVVGITILRSYSDSLWTGEASCTIVNSTIVWDVNCSYSCGAECWKSSRYPCLQVYVSLNSSGKVVRLFHNEETQDSNPECFYIPKCRKDYSATHAVVHNISERLRPQHSVQCFVDPTDRMDSAILTQIYGRVAVFHSLFWPTCTLIGGTVIIAMVKLTQSLSIMCERISRIKR; encoded by the exons ATGTTTCTGTGGGCAGGAAGTAAAGCAACAGATGGAGGAAGTGAACGCAG atcaaTCTACCAGAAAATCCGAGTGTATGAGGTGCTGGATAAGAGGAAGACAGTGACGGCTCTGAGGGCCGGAGAGGACAGAGCCATCCTGCTGGGACTCAGCATGGTCCTGCTCTCTGTCATGATGTACTTCGTGGTGGGGATCACCATACTGCGCTCTTACTCTGACAG tttaTGGACAGGTGAGGCCAGCTGCACCATCGTGAACTCCACCATCGTGTGGGATGTGAACTGTTCATACAGCTGTGGAGCAGAGTGCTGGAAGAGTTCCCGTTACCCGTGTCTGCAGGTCTACGTCAGCCTCAACTCCTCAGGGAAGGTGGTGCGACTGTTTCACAACGAGGAGACGCAGGACAGCAATCCAGAG TGTTTCTACATCCCTAAGTGCCGTAAGGACTATTCTGCCACACATGCCGTTGTTCATAACATTTCTGAGCGCCTCAGGCCTCAGCACAGTGTTCAGTGTTTTGTGGACCCGACAGACAGAATGGACAGCGCCATCCTGACTCAGATCTACGGCCGGGTCGCCGTCTTCCACTCCTTGTTCTGGCCAACCTGCACCCTGATTGGAGGAACCGTCATCATTGCCATGGTGAAGCTTACACAGTCCTTGTCCATCATGTGCGAAAGAATTAGCCGTATTAAGAGGTGA
- the s100p gene encoding calcium-activated potassium channel subunit beta-2 isoform X4: MLHQRSFKKASTPGSIYQKIRVYEVLDKRKTVTALRAGEDRAILLGLSMVLLSVMMYFVVGITILRSYSDSLWTGEASCTIVNSTIVWDVNCSYSCGAECWKSSRYPCLQVYVSLNSSGKVVRLFHNEETQDSNPECFYIPKCRKDYSATHAVVHNISERLRPQHSVQCFVDPTDRMDSAILTQIYGRVAVFHSLFWPTCTLIGGTVIIAMVKLTQSLSIMCERISRIKR, from the exons atcaaTCTACCAGAAAATCCGAGTGTATGAGGTGCTGGATAAGAGGAAGACAGTGACGGCTCTGAGGGCCGGAGAGGACAGAGCCATCCTGCTGGGACTCAGCATGGTCCTGCTCTCTGTCATGATGTACTTCGTGGTGGGGATCACCATACTGCGCTCTTACTCTGACAG tttaTGGACAGGTGAGGCCAGCTGCACCATCGTGAACTCCACCATCGTGTGGGATGTGAACTGTTCATACAGCTGTGGAGCAGAGTGCTGGAAGAGTTCCCGTTACCCGTGTCTGCAGGTCTACGTCAGCCTCAACTCCTCAGGGAAGGTGGTGCGACTGTTTCACAACGAGGAGACGCAGGACAGCAATCCAGAG TGTTTCTACATCCCTAAGTGCCGTAAGGACTATTCTGCCACACATGCCGTTGTTCATAACATTTCTGAGCGCCTCAGGCCTCAGCACAGTGTTCAGTGTTTTGTGGACCCGACAGACAGAATGGACAGCGCCATCCTGACTCAGATCTACGGCCGGGTCGCCGTCTTCCACTCCTTGTTCTGGCCAACCTGCACCCTGATTGGAGGAACCGTCATCATTGCCATGGTGAAGCTTACACAGTCCTTGTCCATCATGTGCGAAAGAATTAGCCGTATTAAGAGGTGA